A single Xiphias gladius isolate SHS-SW01 ecotype Sanya breed wild chromosome 22, ASM1685928v1, whole genome shotgun sequence DNA region contains:
- the taf12 gene encoding transcription initiation factor TFIID subunit 12 translates to MANSTTAAVKVLGAPGPAGRSSPEGSQVLSKKKLQDLVREIDPNEQLDEDVEEMLLQIADDFIESVVTAACQLARHRKSNTLEVKDVQLHLERQWNMWIPGYGSDEIRPFKKACTTEAHKQRMALIRKTTKK, encoded by the exons ATGGCTAACAGCACCACAGCAGCTGTTAAGGTTTTGGGGGCCCCTGGCCCTGCTGGCAGAAGTAGTCCAGAAGGATCTCAG GTGCTCAGTAAGAAGAAGCTGCAGGACCTGGTGAGAGAGATTGACCCAAATGAGCAGCTTGATGAAGATGTTGAGGAG ATGCTGCTACAAATTGCAGATGACTTTATAGAGAGCGTAGTGACAGCGGCTTGTCAACTGGCACGCCATCGCAAGTCCAACACCTTGGAGGTGAAGGATGTTCAATTACATCTTG AACGCCAGTGGAACATGTGGATTCCTGGTTATGGCTCAGATGAGATCCGGCCGTTCAAGAAGGCTTGCACCACAGAGGCTCACAAACAG agaaTGGCGCTGATCCGCAAGACAACCAAAAAATAG